Proteins co-encoded in one Kribbella qitaiheensis genomic window:
- a CDS encoding beta-ketoacyl synthase chain length factor has protein sequence MNPLAEIPELRVVTDSHWPQPGDDALAGPPSLPGFIGSSFSPLVAVVADRCLQSLYGEVAAKQGEKVGIVLVSRTGDRASAEQVHQAVADGKRVGPLYFFQSVPNSVAGYVAARWGLHGPVVCLSPAGDARQAGFDQAALLIADGDTDQVLVVLVEQASQGDTAVALLVSGGEPS, from the coding sequence ATGAACCCCCTGGCCGAAATTCCTGAACTCCGTGTGGTCACGGACAGTCACTGGCCGCAGCCGGGTGACGACGCGCTGGCAGGTCCTCCGTCACTACCCGGCTTCATCGGGTCATCGTTCAGCCCGTTGGTGGCGGTCGTCGCCGACCGGTGCCTGCAGTCGCTGTACGGCGAAGTCGCCGCGAAACAAGGAGAAAAGGTCGGCATCGTCCTGGTCAGCCGGACCGGCGACCGGGCCTCCGCCGAGCAGGTCCACCAAGCGGTTGCCGACGGCAAGCGAGTCGGACCGCTCTACTTCTTCCAGTCGGTCCCGAACAGCGTGGCCGGCTACGTCGCGGCCCGCTGGGGGCTGCACGGTCCGGTCGTCTGCCTCAGCCCGGCAGGCGATGCCAGGCAGGCCGGGTTCGACCAGGCCGCGCTGCTGATCGCGGACGGTGACACCGACCAGGTGCTGGTCGTGCTCGTGGAACAGGCAAGTCAGGGCGACACCGCCGTCGCCCTGCTGGTGAGTGGGGGAGAACCGTCATGA